Proteins found in one Ptychodera flava strain L36383 chromosome 16, AS_Pfla_20210202, whole genome shotgun sequence genomic segment:
- the LOC139152735 gene encoding abasic site processing protein HMCES-like produces MCGRTACTLNPADICNACGYRNRQGRQTRPQWRDRRGGATGGGGATGGGGGTTGVQYYTSYNVGPQTYTPIMVSKAAIDEDTKTVESEDERVITPMRWGLVPSWHKGSPNKFSYSTINCRDDSLTQKAIFKRPLERGRRCVVLADGFYEWKKTKDGKKQPYFFYFPQETKWSSPEQLQDDNYDDDGNWCGRRVLTMAGIYDVLKPKNEGEETLYTYTIITTSASPELSWLHDRMPAILEDDDAIRDWLDSGNIDSSKAVNLIKPTGKIQWHPVATVVNSVRNKEPECIVPVDLDKPKPESKFMAAWLSRGSKGTPKEESTKKSSPKKKPAQNLLTSWVKRESPRKQKMAEDTDGSPSPKRVKTE; encoded by the exons ATGTGTGGCAGAACAGCGTG CACCCTAAATCCTGCAGATATCTGCAATGCATGTGGATACAGAAACAGACAAGGGAGACAGACTCGTCCTCAGTGGAGAGACAGAAGGGGTGGTGCTACAGGTGGGGGTGGTGCAACAGGAGGTGGCGGCGGTACAACAGGAGTACAGTACTATACATCTTACAATGTTGGACCACAAACTTACAC ACCAATCATGGTTTCCAAGGCAGCAATTGATGAAGACACCAAAACTGTTGAGAGTGAAGATGAGAGAGTCATCACTCCAATGAGGTGGGGACTGGTTCCATCATGGCACAAAGGAAGCCCAAATAAGTTTAGTTACAGTACAATTAACTGTAGAGATGACAGTCTTACTCAGAAGGCTATTTTCAAAAGACCTCTTGAAAGGGGAAGAAGATGTGTAGTCCTTGCCGATGG TTTCTATGAGTGGAAGAAAACCAAAGATGGCAAAAAGCAGCCATACTTCTTCTATTTCCCTCAGGAGACAAAGTGGTCCAGTCCAGAACAACTTCAGGATGACaactatgatgatgatggtaactGGTGTGGCCGCCGAGTCCTGACAATGGCTGGAATTTATGACGTATTGAAACCAAAGAATGAG GGAGAGGAAACACTTTACACATACACAATCATCACAACATCGGCGTCACCGGAGTTGTCATGGTTACATGACCGCATGCCAGCCATTTTGGAAGATGATGATGCCATCAGGGACTGGTTAGATTCCGGGAATATCGACAGCAGCAAAGCAGTGAACCTCATCAAACCAACCGGCAAAATTCAGTGGCATCCGGTGGCAACTGTTGTCAACAGTGTCCGGAACAAAGAACCAGAGTGCATTGTACCTGTTGATTTAGA CAAACCCAAGCCAGAAAGTAAATTTATGGCAGCCTGGCTCAGCAGAGGGAGCAAAGGTACCCCCAAGGAAGAAAGTACCAAGAAATCCAGTCCAAAGAAGAAACCAGCACAGAACTTGCTGACTTCCTGGGTGAAAAGGGAAAGTccaagaaaacagaaaatggcAGAGGATACAGACGGTAGTCCTTCACCAAAGAGAGTGAAAACTGAATAG
- the LOC139152733 gene encoding ribonuclease 3-like, with translation MNRGNNTWQGRPVGQRGFVRPSVGQIPQFAGGPRPAFPQAQGQFANTAWTQQHFLPNFAPQAMGRLPFQQNLNPGLLPTPAMFNQNALINQGALARMPVPIHGALGPFGNNPIVSHTNNQMVVHGNTPIMPAIPIQPGGSHNFQNIRQSTGSNHQNIPSHNKPDHHSHRDRSASDSHRQRKGRSPVSHSDGHRDHHRHRHSSPRSSDSRDEHRHRSAGHDRHRRDKVSHHEHRSHTDRARRTDGKHAHREDDRKPHRSHDADGHRKRHAHSSTERSSLDRSRDSRDRESRYKEHRGESHEERKRKRGHDYDHRRSEVSPKRARSHIDRDPKPKPKIKPMKSPSSAASSFTVAKETTEDEDEKKPHWIRCTPTDQYYSKDPMDQKHDSTVAGTSKLRDLYDRVRRNLVERGKRCREDLLTKIPDYKEEKCVHRVEVHISDSESSSSDSDNDSESDTENFEQMNEMRRKKKHPLRLHEELWFNDPGEMNDGPLCKCSYRARQTGIRHNIYPGEGSIPACDPLTNNAGRLHHYRVTVSPGTNFLSDRPTVIEYDDHEYIFEGFSMFSHYPLDTFPQCNVIRFNIEYTIYFLKEPMPEHFCIEGLNLFDDFLFEEILELHDFDLKDANGRRPFYFMPRFVRSLPDNGKEVLSMHQVLLYLLKNNRPLVEDSELAAMLQMDELEWEKVAEETKNMIVSYPGKKPSSVRIDQLDREQSRNDVINYPVIVHFGTRPAQLSYAGDPGYQKLFKAYLKMRHLMANRPKVTYEDRQKLMEKEEQLQKLRSRGCMKREVTVELSSQGMIRTGIRSDVCQHAMMLPVLVHHLRYFACLHTLDKKLGYTFKDRALFKLAMTHPSHHLNFGMNPDHVRNSLSNCGVRQPEYGDRRIHHEHTRKKGINTLINIMSRMASEDEIKSRIQHNERLEFLGDAVLEFIISCHLYYLFPHLEEGGLATYRMALVQNQHLAVLAKKLDLDHYMLYAHGPDLCHSADLKHAMANCFEALMGALYMEAGQEKVKEIFCKLLFCEDDLQGIWMNHPAHPLQHQEPGGDRHLIDSSPVLQKLTDFENSTGIEFNHIRLLARSFTQRTVGYTNLTLGHNQRLEFLGDSAMQLVASEYLFKHFPDHHEGHLSLLRSSLVNNRTQATVAGDLGMEEYIINFNRNREKEKPALRVKVLADLLEAFLGALYVDKSIEWVRVFCEVCFFPRLRDFIVNQDWNDPKSQLQQCCLTLRTEGKEPDIPVYKIVNQVGPSHSRKYTVAVYFKGDRLASGSWSSVQQAEMMAAKNALESYKFPQLKHQKKFIELKYKKPGKQKADKEKEKEQ, from the exons ATGAACCGAGGAAATAATACCTGGCAAGGAAGACCTGTTGGTCAAAGAGGATTTGTCAGACCCAGTGTCGGTCAAATACCACAGTTCGCCGGAGGGCCAAGACCGGCCTTCCCTCAAGCCCAGGGACAG TTTGCAAACACAGCATGGACTCAGCAACACTTCTTGCCAAACTTTGCACCGCAAGCCATGGGGAGACTGCCATTCCAACAGAATCTGAATCCAGGGCTGCTACCAACACCAGCCATGTTCAACCAGAATGCCTTGATCAACCAAGGGGCACTAGCAAGAATGCCAGTGCCAATACACGGAGCCCTGGGACCATTTGGAAATAATCCCATTGTATCACATACAAATAATCAGATGGTTGTCCATGGTAACACACCTATCATGCCAGCAATTCCCATCCAGCCTGGAGGATCACacaatttccagaacattcggCAGTCGACCGGAAGCAACCATCAAAACATCCCTTCACACAATAAACCAGATCATCACAGCCACAGAGACAGATCTGCATCTGATTCCCACCGGCAAAGGAAAGGAAGGAGTCCAGTGTCGCACTCGGATGGTCACAGAGATCACCACCGGCACAGGCATAGCTCACCGAGGTCTTCGGATAGTAGAGATGAACATAGACACCGTTCTGCAGGTCATGATAGACACCGTCGGGACAAGGTCAGTCATCATGAACATCGCAGTCACACAGACAGAGCCAGGAGAACTGATGGCAAACATGCACACAGAGAGGATGACAGAAAACCTCACAGGAGTCACGATGCAGATGGACACAGAAAGAGACATGCACACAGTTCAACAGAGAGGAGCTCATTAGACAG GTCCAGAGATAGCAGAGATAGGGAGAGTAGATACAAAGAACACCGAGGGGAAAGCCATGAAGAAAGGAAAAGAAAGCGAGGTCATGATTATGATCACAGAAGAAG TGAAGTGTCACCTAAAAGAGCCAGGAGTCACATAGACAGAGATCCGAAGCCCAAACCCAAAATAAAACCCATGAAAAGTCCTTCCAGTGCTGCTTCATCTTTCACTGTTGCCAAGGAGACAACAGAAGATGAAGATGAGAAGAAACCTCATTGGATCAGATGTACTCCAACTGACCAGTACTATTCTAAAGATCCCATGGATCAAAAG CATGATTCTACTGTAGCTGGCACAAGTAAGTTGCGGGATTTGTACGACAGAGTCAGACGTAATCTTGTAGAGAGAGGAAAGAGATGTCGGGAAGATCTTCTTACAAAAATTCCTGATTACAAGGAAGAGAAGTGTGTACACAGAG TTGAAGTTCACATCTCTGACAGTGAGAGTAGcagcagtgacagtgacaatgATTCTGAGTCCGACACTGAGAACTttgaacaaatgaatgaaatgagACGAAAGAAAAAACATCCTCTGAGGCTTCATGAAGAGCTATGGTTCAATGATCCTGGAGAG ATGAATGATGGACCACTGTGCAAATGCAGCTACCGAGCCAGGCAGACAGGAATTCGTCACAACATCTACCCTGGAGAGGGCAGTATACCAGCCTGTGATCCACTCACTAACAACGCTGGTAGATTACATCACTACAGAGTCACAGTGTCACCGGGCACTAACTTCCTG AGTGACAGACCGACAGTGATAGAGTATGATGATCATGAATACATCTTTGAAGGATTTTCAATGTTTTCCCACTACCCTCTGGATACCTTCCCACAATGCAATGTGATCAGGTTCAACATAGAGTACACCATCTATTTTCTGAAGGAACCAATGCCTGAG CATTTCTGCATTGAAGGTCTCAATCTCTTTGATGATTTTCTGtttgaagaaattttggaaCTCCATGACTTCGACTTGAAAG ATGCAAATGGCCGCAGACCTTTCTACTTCATGCCAAGGTTTGTACGTAGTCTGCCGGACAATGGCAAGGAAGTTCTCTCCATGCACCAAGTACTGCTGTATTTGCTTAAGAACAACAGACCATTGGTTGAAGACAGTGAGTTGGCAGCCATGCTGCAAATGGATGAGTTGGAATGGGAGAAAGTAGcagaagaaacaaaaaacatgaTTGTTTCCTATCCCGGCAAG AAACCTTCATCTGTACGGATTGATCAACTCGACAGAGAACAGAGTAGAAATGATGTCATCAACTACCCTGTCATTGTACATTTTGGCACCAGACCAGCTCAGCTCAGCTATGCAGGGGACCCTGG GTATCAAAAACTGTTCAAGGCTTATCTGAAGATGAGACATCTGATGGCCAATCGACCCAAGGTGACTTACGAAGACAGACAGAAACTGATGGAGAAAGAAGAACAACTTCAGAAATTGAGAAGCAGAGGTTGCATGAAGAGAGAAGTGACCGTTGAACTCAGCAGTCAGGGAATGATACGTACTGGTATACGATCAGATGTCTGTCAG CATGCTATGATGTTGCCTGTATTAGTACACCATCTGAGATACTTTGCCTGCCTTCACACACTGGACAAGAAACTTGGATATACTTTCAAAGACAGGGCTTTATTTAAG CTTGCAATGACCCACCCATCACATCATCTGAACTTTGGAATGAACCCGGATCATGTGCGAAATTCCCTATCAAATTGTGGAGTCAGACAGCCGGAATATGGAGACAGAAGGATCCACCATGAACATACACGGAAAAAAG GCATCAACACATTGATAAATATCATGTCTCGTATGGCCAGCGAGGATGAAATCAAATCTAGGATACAACACAATGAAAGGCTGGAATTTCTTGGTGATGCTGTGTTAGAATTTATAATCAG CTGTCATCTCTATTATCTGTTTCCACATCTGGAGGAGGGAGGACTGGCAACATATAGAATGGCCTTGGTTCAGAATCAACACCTGGCTGTGCTGGCAAAG aaactTGACTTGGATCACTACATGTTGTATGCCCATGGACCTGATCTGTGCCACTCAGCCGACCTGAAACATGCTATGGCCAACTGCTTTGAGGCCTTGATGGGCGCCCTCTATATGGAGGCAGGGCAGGAGAAAGTGAAGGAGATATTCTGCAAACTTCTTTTCTGTGAGGACGACTTGCAGGGTATCTGGATGAATCACCCAGCTCATCCATTACAG CATCAAGAACCAGGAGGAGACCGCCATTTGATTGACTCATCGCCAGTTCTTCAG AAGCTGACAGACTTTGAGAATTCGACTGGAATAGAGTTCAATCACATTCGCCTTCTTGCCAGGTCATTTACTCAAAGAACTGTCGGATATACGAATCTCACGCT AGGACACAATCAAAGATTAGAATTCCTTGGAGATTCAGCCATGCAGCTTGTTGCATCAGAATATTTATTCAAACATTTCCCAGACCATCATGAGGGCCATCTGTCT CTTTTAAGAAGTTCCCTGGTCAACAATCGAACGCAGGCTACAGTGGCTGGAGACCTTGGAATGGAGGAGTACATTATCAATTTCAACAGAAATCGAGAAAAAGAAAAGCCAGCTCTGAGAGTGAAAGTTCTGGCTGATTTGCTTGAAG CATTTCTAGGCGCCCTCTATGTTGACAAAAGCATTGAATGGGTCAGAGTGTTCTGTGAAGTTTGTTTCTTCCCAAGACTCAGG GATTTTATTGTGAATCAAGATTGGAATGATCCAAAGTCACAGTTACAGCAGTGCTGTTTAACATTACGTACCGAGGGCAAAGAACCAGACATACCAGTGTACAA GATTGTAAACCAGGTTGGACCATCTCACTCCAGAAAGTATACAGTTGCAGTTTACTTCAAAGGTGACAGACTTGCAAGTGGTTCATGGTCAAG TGTTCAACAGGCTGAAATGATGGCTGCCAAGAATGCACTTGAATCAT ATAAATTTCCACAACTCAAACACCAGAAGAAATTCATTGAACTGAAATACAAGAAACCTGGTAAACAGAAAGCCGACAAGGAGAAGGAAAAAGAACAgtga